A stretch of Christensenellaceae bacterium DNA encodes these proteins:
- a CDS encoding DNA processing protein DprA has protein sequence MTEITQEEKYWLWLASSDGIGPVRFYSVLNAFEDLKNAWENSADIMRLVPGIGEKQAAVLRENANDAYVEQILALCHKKGIRILTRLNQNYPHTLAEIENPPPLFYYKGEIPEFGDMSCGIVGSRRPTRNGFDTAREIARGLAAQGVVIVSGMALGIDTAAHAGALDAHGKTVAVLGCGADVVYPKENRKLYEAILKDGAIISEFLPGTEPKAQFFPQRNRIVSGLSRILIAGEGGDRSGARITVDDALMQGREVYTVACDLKSPMAKLPLYLMDAGAMVVRCAADVMNDQGWRVSFSRQERKKQNETNKLDLLQAQIYNLLLKEVSGAEQIAQALDIEVREANTLLTVMELNGLIEGLPGDKFRINS, from the coding sequence ATGACTGAGATTACGCAGGAAGAAAAATACTGGCTGTGGCTCGCTTCATCGGATGGGATAGGTCCCGTACGTTTTTACAGTGTGCTAAACGCTTTCGAAGACTTGAAAAACGCGTGGGAAAACAGCGCGGATATTATGCGCCTTGTTCCGGGCATTGGCGAAAAGCAAGCCGCCGTATTGCGCGAAAATGCCAACGACGCTTATGTGGAACAGATTCTCGCGCTATGCCATAAGAAAGGGATTCGTATCCTGACGCGGCTGAATCAGAACTATCCGCATACGCTTGCGGAAATCGAGAATCCGCCGCCGCTTTTTTATTATAAAGGAGAAATTCCGGAGTTTGGCGATATGTCGTGTGGTATCGTGGGTTCCCGCCGTCCGACGAGGAACGGCTTTGACACGGCGCGGGAGATTGCAAGGGGACTTGCGGCGCAGGGGGTGGTCATCGTTTCGGGGATGGCGCTTGGCATTGATACGGCTGCGCATGCAGGGGCGCTTGATGCACATGGAAAAACGGTAGCGGTACTCGGATGCGGCGCAGATGTGGTTTACCCCAAAGAAAACCGTAAGCTGTATGAAGCGATCTTGAAAGATGGCGCGATCATATCGGAATTTTTGCCGGGAACGGAACCGAAAGCGCAATTCTTTCCGCAGCGAAACCGGATTGTATCAGGCCTTTCGCGTATCCTTATCGCGGGCGAAGGCGGAGACAGAAGCGGCGCCAGGATCACTGTTGACGACGCGCTTATGCAAGGGCGCGAGGTATACACGGTGGCTTGCGATCTGAAATCGCCGATGGCAAAACTTCCTCTTTACCTGATGGATGCCGGCGCGATGGTTGTGCGGTGCGCGGCGGATGTTATGAACGATCAAGGATGGAGGGTATCTTTCAGCAGACAGGAAAGAAAAAAACAAAATGAGACGAATAAGCTTGATTTATTGCAGGCGCAGATATACAATTTACTTTTAAAGGAAGTTTCAGGCGCGGAACAGATTGCGCAGGCATTGGATATTGAAGTAAGGGAAGCGAACACGCTGCTTACCGTGATGGAATTAAACGGCCTGATCGAAGGACTTCCGGGAGATAAGTTCAGAATTAACAGTTAA
- a CDS encoding magnesium chelatase: MLAKVLSFGLNGIEGYPVLVETDVYNGLPAYELVGLGDTAIKESKERVRSAIKNSGFEYPAKRITINLAPADLKKEGPLYDLAIALGLLAASEQVLPDFLKYMVVFGELSLNGDVRPVNGILPMVIEARRRGFNLMVVPRENAREASYIQDVKILPVGNLSEIAAILNKTQPPEFFPPSLWQAPDETGDVDIDFKDIKGQEKAKRAMEIAAAGMHNILLIGSPGSGKSMLAKALPGILPDLTFEEALEVTKIHSIAGELNDLSGGIVKKRPFRGPHHMSSAAAIVGGGSKNHPGEISLAHCGVLYFDELPEFRRDILEALRQPLEDGKITVSRANSKVTYPADVMFAASMNPCPCGNFGSEDVECRCSPTQISRYLSKISGPLLDRIDLHVEMSRVKYDELRSMQRQESSAQVRERVNEARMRQQERYKSIGKHCNAQLNSSEIKEYCRIGAQAHDLLRMAFEKMKLSARSYTRILLVARTIADLDHSNDVEAAHVAEAVQYRSLDKKYWGFAYD; this comes from the coding sequence ATGCTAGCAAAGGTATTGAGTTTTGGCCTCAATGGAATCGAAGGCTATCCGGTACTCGTGGAAACGGACGTATACAACGGGTTGCCGGCCTACGAACTGGTGGGACTTGGCGATACGGCAATCAAGGAAAGCAAGGAACGTGTGCGCAGCGCAATCAAAAACTCGGGCTTCGAGTACCCTGCGAAGCGTATTACAATCAACCTTGCCCCTGCGGATTTAAAGAAAGAAGGTCCGCTTTATGATCTTGCGATCGCTCTTGGGCTCCTGGCGGCCAGTGAACAGGTTTTACCAGACTTTCTAAAGTATATGGTCGTGTTCGGAGAACTTTCTTTAAACGGAGACGTGCGGCCTGTGAACGGCATTCTGCCAATGGTGATTGAAGCCCGCCGGCGCGGATTCAATCTGATGGTCGTTCCGCGGGAAAACGCACGGGAAGCAAGCTATATTCAAGATGTCAAAATACTTCCGGTAGGGAATCTTTCGGAAATTGCCGCAATCCTTAACAAAACGCAGCCGCCAGAATTTTTTCCGCCGTCTTTATGGCAGGCGCCGGATGAGACGGGCGATGTGGATATTGATTTTAAAGATATTAAAGGACAGGAAAAGGCTAAGCGGGCAATGGAAATCGCGGCGGCCGGTATGCATAATATCCTTTTGATCGGTTCTCCGGGCTCCGGCAAGAGTATGCTGGCAAAAGCCCTGCCCGGAATACTGCCGGACCTGACGTTTGAAGAGGCGCTGGAAGTTACGAAGATACATTCCATAGCGGGGGAATTAAACGACTTAAGCGGAGGAATTGTGAAAAAGCGCCCGTTTCGCGGGCCGCATCATATGAGCTCTGCGGCAGCAATTGTGGGGGGCGGTAGTAAAAATCATCCGGGTGAAATCAGCCTTGCGCATTGCGGCGTATTGTACTTTGACGAACTGCCGGAATTCAGGCGGGATATTCTGGAAGCCCTGCGACAGCCGTTGGAGGATGGAAAGATTACGGTATCGCGCGCGAATAGTAAGGTAACATATCCGGCAGACGTTATGTTTGCCGCATCCATGAACCCTTGCCCATGCGGAAATTTCGGATCGGAGGATGTGGAATGCCGTTGCAGCCCTACGCAGATCAGCCGCTATCTTTCAAAAATATCCGGACCTCTTTTGGACCGGATCGACCTGCATGTGGAGATGAGCCGTGTGAAATATGACGAGCTTCGCAGCATGCAAAGGCAAGAAAGCAGCGCGCAGGTGCGTGAGCGCGTAAACGAAGCGCGTATGCGTCAGCAAGAGCGTTATAAAAGTATTGGCAAGCACTGTAACGCACAATTGAATTCGTCGGAAATCAAAGAGTACTGCCGGATCGGTGCGCAGGCGCACGATCTTTTGCGTATGGCGTTCGAGAAAATGAAACTGAGCGCACGTTCTTACACGCGGATTTTGTTGGTTGCGCGCACGATTGCCGATCTGGATCACAGTAATGATGTGGAAGCGGCGCATGTGGCGGAGGCGGTACAATACCGTTCGCTTGATAAAAAATACTGGGGCTTTGCCTATGACTGA
- a CDS encoding UPF0102 protein — protein MMDKLALGKAGEDFTCDYLKKHGVKVLARNYRAKKGEIDIVAQDGADLVFIEVKTRSSDLYGTAGQAVTYRKQQMIIKTAQWYIMQNNVKEFNVRFDVAEVSASGKDMSVNYIKNAFGV, from the coding sequence GTGATGGATAAGCTGGCGCTGGGCAAAGCAGGGGAAGATTTTACCTGCGATTATCTTAAAAAGCATGGGGTTAAGGTGCTGGCGCGCAATTACCGCGCGAAAAAAGGCGAGATCGACATAGTCGCGCAGGACGGGGCGGACCTTGTTTTCATAGAGGTGAAAACGCGCTCTTCGGATCTATACGGAACGGCGGGACAGGCCGTTACGTACAGGAAGCAACAGATGATCATAAAAACTGCGCAGTGGTACATCATGCAGAATAACGTAAAGGAGTTCAACGTTCGCTTTGACGTTGCAGAGGTATCTGCATCCGGCAAGGATATGTCGGTGAATTATATCAAAAATGCATTCGGCGTCTGA
- the rnhB gene encoding ribonuclease HII (possible pseudo due to internal stop codon), whose amino-acid sequence MGKREEQQREKLGIMTQYEQQHWQRGQYFIAGIDEAGRGPLAGPVVAACVIMPSDDLILGIDDSKKISEKRREILYDIIVEKAVDYSVSVIDNKVIDEINILNAARMAFENALNGLKARPEHVYTDAMAIKTDISYTPLIKGDAKVYTIAAASILAKVTRDRMMREYAEKYPQYAFEKHKGYGTKVHYDAIRKYGILDIHRKTFLKKILGE is encoded by the coding sequence ATGGGAAAACGGGAAGAGCAGCAACGGGAAAAGCTCGGAATAATGACGCAGTATGAACAGCAGCACTGGCAGCGGGGACAATATTTTATTGCCGGTATCGACGAGGCAGGCAGAGGACCGCTTGCGGGGCCTGTTGTGGCTGCGTGTGTCATCATGCCCAGTGACGACCTTATCTTAGGCATAGACGATTCCAAGAAAATATCCGAAAAACGCCGCGAGATACTGTATGATATAATAGTAGAAAAAGCGGTTGATTATTCCGTAAGTGTGATAGATAATAAAGTAATAGATGAAATCAATATCCTGAATGCGGCGCGGATGGCTTTTGAAAACGCGTTAAACGGGCTCAAAGCGCGTCCGGAGCATGTTTATACGGATGCAATGGCTATTAAGACGGATATTTCGTATACGCCGCTTATCAAGGGCGACGCAAAGGTGTATACGATCGCTGCGGCGTCGATCCTCGCCAAAGTGACAAGGGACCGGATGATGCGTGAATATGCCGAGAAGTATCCGCAGTATGCGTTTGAAAAGCATAAGGGCTACGGCACCAAGGTACATTATGATGCAATACGCAAGTACGGTATACTCGATATTCACAGAAAAACTTTTTTAAAGAAGATTTTAGGTGAGTGA
- a CDS encoding ribosome biogenesis GTPase A yields MDIQWYPGHMTKARRQLRDKLKLIDMVIEVLDARAPQSSLNPDFDDLFSQKTRFYILNKADLADDNITKNWISFFAKKGIQAVAFSATKGNTQMLKKEILHCAQDILKRYSERGMNKTLRCMVAGIPNVGKSAILNRLAGGKKLLEGNKPGVTRSLQWAKIDNHLEIMDTPGLLWPKFKDENTGAVVALIGSVKLDILDEEALAFHLISLLKVSAPKMLSERYKLTDLKKDSYEILCDICKARGFLLRGGVFDTERGAKTLLDEFKNGKMGRISLEKPERV; encoded by the coding sequence ATGGATATTCAATGGTATCCGGGGCATATGACAAAGGCCCGCAGGCAGTTACGGGATAAGCTGAAATTGATTGATATGGTCATCGAGGTATTGGATGCGCGTGCGCCCCAAAGCTCGTTGAATCCGGACTTCGACGATCTATTTTCCCAAAAGACGAGATTTTATATTTTAAATAAAGCAGACCTTGCGGATGATAATATCACAAAAAATTGGATTTCTTTCTTTGCCAAGAAAGGCATACAGGCGGTTGCTTTTTCCGCAACAAAGGGAAATACACAAATGCTCAAGAAAGAAATTCTGCATTGTGCGCAGGATATTCTTAAAAGATACAGCGAACGGGGAATGAACAAAACGCTTCGTTGTATGGTAGCGGGAATTCCCAATGTAGGAAAATCAGCGATTCTGAACCGCCTCGCAGGCGGAAAAAAGCTGCTGGAAGGGAACAAGCCAGGCGTAACGCGCTCCCTGCAGTGGGCGAAGATCGACAATCATTTGGAGATCATGGATACTCCAGGCTTGCTGTGGCCCAAATTCAAGGATGAAAATACCGGCGCGGTCGTTGCGCTGATCGGCAGTGTGAAGCTGGATATACTGGATGAAGAAGCATTGGCGTTCCACCTGATTTCCCTGCTCAAAGTTTCCGCGCCCAAAATGCTTTCGGAACGCTATAAGCTTACGGATCTTAAGAAAGATTCTTACGAGATCCTTTGCGATATATGTAAGGCGCGGGGATTTCTCTTAAGAGGCGGTGTATTCGATACGGAACGCGGCGCCAAGACGCTGCTTGACGAATTTAAAAACGGAAAAATGGGCAGAATATCTTTAGAAAAACCGGAGCGCGTATAA